One genomic region from Thalassomonas viridans encodes:
- a CDS encoding Crp/Fnr family transcriptional regulator: MAANKNIYDKIIWPCELSGDVKQAIAANALCVEACRESPLESRLNDGLIHIASGILTPCMLTQGVRTVTGVVLGKGCWLGNTGLNDSPHPHMQFEVVESLTAIFIPKADCQKAAKKYVETYKWLWHVSVDISARWLQAQVITGESIMTRLVYILLDIAAHQGSNQQCTFPINLSQFQLSNMTGISRSRVNEALKELERTHQIKVNRSHIQITDFDALGKRLDGFDLTFRDPRKLF, from the coding sequence TTGGCTGCTAACAAGAATATTTACGATAAAATCATTTGGCCATGCGAACTCTCCGGTGATGTCAAACAAGCAATCGCAGCCAATGCCCTGTGCGTTGAGGCTTGCCGGGAGTCCCCGCTTGAAAGCAGGTTGAATGACGGGCTGATTCATATCGCCTCGGGCATTTTGACTCCCTGCATGCTAACCCAAGGGGTCCGAACCGTTACCGGTGTCGTACTCGGCAAAGGGTGCTGGTTAGGGAACACGGGACTAAATGACAGTCCGCATCCGCATATGCAGTTTGAAGTTGTAGAATCATTGACAGCAATATTCATCCCCAAGGCCGATTGCCAAAAAGCAGCCAAAAAATATGTTGAAACCTATAAATGGCTTTGGCATGTCAGTGTTGACATTTCAGCCAGGTGGCTGCAGGCACAAGTGATCACCGGTGAAAGCATCATGACCCGGCTGGTGTATATCCTGCTGGACATCGCGGCGCACCAGGGCAGCAACCAACAATGCACCTTTCCCATCAACCTTTCCCAGTTTCAGCTAAGCAACATGACAGGCATATCCAGATCACGGGTTAACGAGGCACTGAAAGAGCTGGAACGTACCCATCAAATAAAAGTCAACCGCTCTCACATCCAGATAACCGACTTTGACGCCTTAGGCAAACGCCTGGACGGCTTTGACCTGACCTTCAGGGATCCCAGAAAGCTATTTTAA
- a CDS encoding EAL domain-containing protein → MMKKIQKRQCLWIGIAVVLTMSFFSILATVTLTKVWGKYEEIVFDERTKIDIQTAHEYKVLRELNHKFANEDSACSVSLLRKMRDAEFHLNILRDLGFVKDNLLYCSTRLGILQAPIEREAFTINNPNSDIYFSPGTIVANIDVEVKKMAVQIGNFQAFLSLPENLYIEFGWLTHATVLFVNDSYELLHGSAEVIPRPIAEIGESASWLDGGEYVSQYCSDDQVCTIVEIKIAEYFHHFPEILIALISTLIILSILVVFAVIVFHNKYSMLSGQLRRGINSRRIICHYQPLYNLRTKTYDSVEVLCRWTNEDGELVRPDIFIGQVEKNEQTSELTETVFRKAVHELKSAGLFGKIRFAINFFPSDISNGTAKRLIEDLLPEQHASLVIVELTEQELGHINSVVEAILMIRQEDSSVAIDDFGTGYSNFQHLEKLSVDALKIDRSFIFGIDKNALRSKLVGSIIDIAKTLNLKVIAEGVEHDAQLQCLLALGIHYSQGFLHAKPMPVGELKHFLGQHRTRPD, encoded by the coding sequence ATGATGAAAAAAATACAAAAAAGGCAATGTTTGTGGATCGGGATTGCTGTTGTATTAACCATGAGCTTCTTTTCAATACTGGCGACTGTCACTTTGACTAAGGTGTGGGGGAAGTATGAAGAAATAGTTTTTGACGAACGCACAAAAATAGATATTCAGACCGCTCATGAGTACAAGGTTTTAAGAGAGCTGAATCATAAGTTTGCAAATGAAGACAGTGCCTGCTCTGTGTCTTTGTTGCGTAAAATGAGAGATGCGGAATTCCATTTGAATATTTTACGGGATCTTGGGTTTGTAAAAGATAATTTACTGTATTGTTCTACCCGGTTAGGCATATTGCAGGCCCCGATTGAAAGGGAAGCATTTACAATAAATAATCCGAATTCAGATATTTATTTTTCACCGGGGACAATTGTTGCCAATATTGACGTCGAAGTAAAAAAGATGGCTGTCCAAATCGGAAATTTTCAGGCTTTTTTGAGCCTTCCTGAAAATCTATATATAGAATTTGGCTGGTTAACTCATGCGACGGTTTTATTTGTCAACGACTCTTATGAGCTTTTGCATGGCTCGGCTGAAGTTATTCCCAGGCCGATAGCCGAAATCGGTGAAAGTGCGTCCTGGTTGGACGGTGGGGAGTATGTTTCCCAATATTGTAGCGACGATCAGGTATGCACTATAGTCGAGATAAAGATAGCTGAATATTTTCATCACTTTCCGGAAATTCTGATAGCCTTAATCTCTACTCTGATTATTTTAAGTATCCTTGTTGTTTTTGCCGTGATTGTTTTCCACAACAAATATTCTATGTTGTCCGGCCAACTCAGGCGGGGGATAAACAGTCGGCGTATCATCTGCCACTACCAACCTTTGTATAATCTTCGGACAAAAACCTATGATAGTGTCGAAGTCTTGTGCCGGTGGACGAATGAAGACGGTGAGCTGGTTCGCCCGGATATCTTTATCGGACAGGTCGAGAAAAATGAGCAAACGAGTGAACTTACCGAGACGGTATTTAGAAAAGCGGTCCACGAGTTGAAAAGCGCAGGGCTGTTTGGAAAAATTCGTTTTGCGATCAACTTTTTCCCTTCTGATATCTCTAACGGTACGGCCAAAAGGCTGATTGAAGATTTGCTGCCGGAACAACACGCAAGCCTTGTTATCGTTGAGTTAACCGAGCAGGAGCTGGGGCATATAAACAGCGTGGTTGAAGCCATACTGATGATCCGGCAAGAAGACAGCAGTGTCGCGATAGATGATTTCGGTACCGGATATTCGAATTTTCAGCATCTTGAAAAATTAAGTGTTGATGCCTTAAAAATCGATAGGAGTTTTATCTTCGGTATTGATAAAAATGCTCTGCGCTCAAAACTGGTGGGCTCTATTATCGATATTGCCAAGACATTAAACCTTAAAGTGATTGCCGAAGGGGTTGAACATGATGCCCAACTTCAGTGCCTGCTGGCGTTGGGGATTCACTACAGCCAAGGTTTTCTCCATGCCAAACCTATGCCTGTCGGCGAGTTAAAGCACTTTCTTGGACAGCATAGAACTCGGCCGGACTGA
- a CDS encoding AraC family transcriptional regulator, with protein MKRIKVIGKGQSRGDVSMHSAIAKMLRRAIDEQGYSGEKVFSSLGISPVELDKSHTRIAAYKMDLLWRAAVRLTGIEPLSVNFAGQFRPASFDGLDFMLATSDTLLDALYRLVRYYKVISTAGMLHVDVGEDTVRVWLEIPISAEAAFSPSVDAAMTLFLQLCRFACTETLSPVRVELQRLAPDDETAFNDFFLCPVHYQSAENALVFRRSEAEKRLPMANVRLARANEQVVKACLADIESEDIASRVVSEIIKKLPNGLPSQEAIARQLCMSTRTLQRKLAVAETSFTELLNQARKELALQYLKNSRQSVGEIAGLLGFSDPSNFTRFFKRLTGQKPSAYFS; from the coding sequence ATGAAGCGCATTAAGGTTATTGGCAAGGGTCAGTCGCGGGGCGATGTCAGCATGCATAGCGCTATTGCTAAAATGTTGCGTAGGGCAATTGACGAGCAAGGTTATTCAGGAGAAAAAGTCTTCAGTTCGTTAGGCATTTCTCCGGTTGAGCTGGATAAGAGCCATACCCGCATTGCGGCGTATAAAATGGATCTTTTATGGCGGGCAGCGGTCAGGCTAACCGGCATTGAGCCCTTGTCGGTGAACTTTGCCGGGCAGTTCCGGCCCGCTTCATTTGACGGTCTGGATTTTATGCTGGCAACAAGTGATACGCTATTAGACGCCCTGTATCGCCTGGTCCGTTATTACAAAGTGATCAGCACCGCCGGTATGTTACATGTGGATGTTGGTGAAGATACGGTCAGGGTATGGCTGGAAATTCCTATCTCTGCAGAAGCGGCATTTTCTCCGTCGGTCGATGCGGCGATGACCTTGTTTTTACAACTGTGCCGCTTTGCCTGTACCGAAACGCTTTCGCCTGTACGGGTTGAATTGCAGCGCTTGGCTCCTGATGACGAGACGGCATTTAATGATTTTTTCTTATGCCCGGTTCACTATCAAAGTGCAGAAAATGCCCTGGTTTTTAGACGTAGCGAGGCCGAAAAAAGGTTGCCCATGGCTAATGTGCGGCTGGCCCGGGCAAATGAGCAGGTGGTAAAAGCCTGTTTGGCCGATATCGAAAGTGAAGATATCGCAAGCCGGGTGGTGAGTGAAATTATCAAAAAACTGCCAAACGGCTTGCCTTCGCAGGAAGCTATTGCGCGTCAGCTTTGTATGAGCACACGCACATTGCAGCGCAAGCTGGCTGTCGCGGAAACCAGCTTTACCGAACTGCTGAACCAGGCGCGTAAAGAGCTGGCTTTGCAATACCTGAAAAACTCCCGGCAAAGTGTCGGGGAGATAGCCGGTTTACTTGGTTTTTCAGATCCTTCCAATTTTACCCGTTTTTTTAAACGGTTAACGGGACAAAAACCGTCGGCGTATTTTTCCTAA
- a CDS encoding winged helix-turn-helix transcriptional regulator, translating into MENSHAENVAPNVYAAVCPSREVLALIGEKWVSLVIGALDQRVLRFGELKRICEGVSQKMLTQTLRKLERDGLVCRQAYSDELVMRVEYRLSELGQTLVPVVAAMKLWAEANLKAIEQSRLEYGGGA; encoded by the coding sequence ATGGAAAACTCTCATGCGGAAAATGTCGCTCCCAACGTGTATGCCGCCGTGTGTCCGTCGCGCGAAGTGCTGGCCCTTATCGGTGAAAAATGGGTCTCCCTCGTTATCGGCGCACTGGATCAGCGGGTGTTGCGTTTCGGGGAATTAAAAAGAATTTGTGAAGGAGTTTCGCAAAAAATGCTTACCCAGACCCTCCGCAAGCTGGAGCGGGACGGCCTGGTTTGCCGACAGGCATACAGCGACGAACTGGTGATGCGGGTTGAGTACAGGTTAAGCGAGCTTGGCCAGACTCTGGTGCCTGTTGTTGCTGCGATGAAGTTGTGGGCGGAGGCGAACCTTAAAGCAATAGAGCAGAGCCGCCTTGAATACGGGGGCGGGGCATAG
- a CDS encoding DUF488 domain-containing protein has translation MAISIVRLGSQKSIDEGIRIGTVRRPPRGVKKENYSVDNWFDTWLPELSPSPELMKIGNSVQTESEWLAFEKKFRKELDSPSNARLLNLLSLMSQASNFSIGCYCECFERCHRSVLMKVLLEMGAKIKSDY, from the coding sequence ATGGCTATTTCTATTGTAAGGTTAGGCAGTCAAAAAAGCATTGATGAAGGGATCAGGATTGGCACGGTGCGCCGGCCTCCCAGAGGAGTAAAAAAAGAAAATTATAGTGTCGATAATTGGTTCGATACCTGGCTGCCCGAGTTGTCTCCCTCTCCCGAGTTAATGAAGATCGGAAATTCAGTGCAAACCGAGAGCGAATGGCTAGCTTTTGAAAAGAAATTCAGAAAGGAGCTGGATTCCCCTTCGAATGCCAGGTTGTTGAACTTGTTGTCTTTAATGTCGCAAGCATCAAATTTTTCCATTGGATGTTATTGCGAGTGCTTTGAAAGGTGCCACCGCTCGGTTTTAATGAAAGTGCTATTAGAGATGGGAGCAAAGATTAAAAGCGATTATTAA
- a CDS encoding NADPH-dependent F420 reductase, with amino-acid sequence MQKIAIFGFGNVGQKLATLFSEAGKTVVIYSKDGQSGRDRYKSASYSDGVRAVDAIALAVPYTGIKALLKPLTEELAGKIIIDCSNPLNDDWSPLLLGQETSAAEQIAAAVPQAKVIKAFNTIFADVMAKEHHNRGGLTMTAFIAGDDSAAKNTTLELAAAVGLAPLDVGPLRSARYLEAMAHLNIQIAVGQGGGTQAAFVYHQA; translated from the coding sequence ATGCAGAAAATTGCAATTTTTGGTTTCGGTAATGTCGGGCAAAAACTGGCGACTCTTTTCAGTGAGGCCGGTAAAACCGTCGTTATTTACTCTAAAGATGGCCAGAGTGGCCGTGACCGGTATAAGTCGGCATCATATTCGGACGGTGTCCGGGCGGTTGACGCTATTGCACTGGCGGTGCCCTATACGGGAATCAAAGCCTTGCTTAAACCGCTGACTGAAGAACTTGCCGGTAAAATAATTATCGACTGTTCCAACCCGCTTAATGATGATTGGTCTCCTTTACTGCTGGGGCAGGAAACTTCAGCGGCAGAGCAGATTGCAGCAGCCGTGCCGCAAGCTAAGGTTATAAAGGCATTCAACACTATTTTCGCCGATGTCATGGCAAAAGAGCACCACAACAGGGGCGGACTCACCATGACGGCATTTATTGCCGGTGACGACAGCGCAGCCAAAAATACCACGCTTGAATTAGCAGCCGCTGTTGGACTGGCGCCGCTTGACGTCGGGCCTTTACGATCGGCCCGCTATCTCGAAGCCATGGCCCACCTGAATATCCAGATTGCCGTCGGCCAGGGCGGCGGCACGCAGGCGGCTTTTGTCTACCACCAGGCATAA
- a CDS encoding YgaP family membrane protein has translation MTVEKAVFRFAGLMVLLSLALTEFVHPGFFWFSVFVGANLLQFSFTGFCPAAIVFRKLGLKTQA, from the coding sequence ATGACAGTTGAAAAAGCGGTTTTTCGTTTTGCAGGGCTTATGGTGCTGTTGTCTTTAGCACTGACGGAATTTGTCCATCCCGGCTTTTTCTGGTTCAGCGTATTTGTCGGGGCCAACCTATTGCAGTTTTCCTTTACCGGCTTTTGCCCGGCGGCAATAGTGTTCAGGAAACTGGGCCTGAAAACACAAGCGTAA
- a CDS encoding VOC family protein, translating into MELGAFSISLAVKNLQESRAFYEKLDFSVFGGDEAQNYLIMKNGDSLIGLFQNMFEGNILTFNPGWDQNAGNVEGFTDVRALHQHLTSQGIEVVHDGMKGESGPSSFSIVDPDGNAILIDQHV; encoded by the coding sequence ATGGAATTAGGTGCATTTTCAATCAGTCTGGCGGTAAAAAATCTACAGGAGTCCAGGGCTTTTTACGAGAAGCTGGACTTTAGCGTGTTTGGGGGTGATGAAGCTCAAAACTACCTGATAATGAAAAACGGCGACAGCTTAATCGGTCTTTTTCAGAATATGTTCGAGGGCAATATTTTAACCTTTAACCCCGGCTGGGATCAGAATGCCGGCAATGTCGAAGGGTTTACCGATGTCCGTGCCTTACATCAGCATCTTACCTCTCAGGGAATCGAAGTTGTTCATGACGGCATGAAAGGCGAGTCCGGCCCGTCGAGTTTTTCCATTGTCGACCCCGACGGCAATGCGATCTTAATAGATCAGCATGTGTAA
- a CDS encoding type III secretion system chaperone, with translation MGILKHVEQLMTEIGPLCDELHTVLQRKDDEWAIRLNERDFFAKYNHDTELVTLATDVGMLSGEEREKIYKALLSYNIMWQTTDGISMGLDNEDRIQLMISLGAANLERGLLVNVIENISEKADFWQELLKSMAKASTIESHDNGLSDLFNPALLKA, from the coding sequence ATGGGAATTTTAAAGCATGTTGAACAACTAATGACCGAAATAGGTCCGCTATGCGACGAGCTGCATACGGTATTGCAGAGAAAGGACGATGAGTGGGCGATACGGCTCAATGAACGTGATTTTTTCGCTAAGTATAATCATGATACTGAGCTTGTGACACTGGCTACCGATGTCGGCATGTTATCAGGAGAAGAGCGGGAAAAAATTTATAAAGCCCTGTTGTCGTACAACATTATGTGGCAAACGACGGATGGCATCAGCATGGGGCTGGATAATGAAGACCGCATTCAATTAATGATTAGCCTTGGCGCAGCAAATTTGGAAAGGGGGCTGCTGGTTAATGTGATAGAAAACATCAGTGAGAAGGCTGATTTCTGGCAAGAACTCCTTAAGAGCATGGCAAAAGCGTCAACGATTGAGAGCCACGATAACGGCTTGAGTGACTTGTTTAACCCGGCTTTGCTAAAAGCTTAA
- a CDS encoding MBL fold metallo-hydrolase, with translation MILKAFKQIVLTFGLMGLMTSSVRAADSGFDFSVTPVSDNVYSIVAPSYGLPSPENKAWNSNSHFVVTDTGVLVFDTGSSELIGKAIKKAIKSVTDKPVRWVINSHSHADHWLGNAAFADTGAEIIASSPVVATMKKYGQEDVAFFSRVTEGATGTTRIVYPVSLLAQGTKRNLGGVDVEFLFANDGHSPGDVLMWLPKQKIIFGGDVLSSDWMPIITPHANVPHLIDTLKAVAKLDPTVVLTGHGKPTTVKSVVRDVDLLAAVWKLVKAGYQDNKTPEEILSLASARLGKKYKPLYQDFDAQIGQHVQQMYKKLKQQA, from the coding sequence GTGATTTTGAAAGCCTTTAAACAAATTGTACTTACTTTCGGCTTGATGGGGCTGATGACCAGCAGCGTGCGGGCAGCAGATAGCGGCTTTGATTTTTCGGTGACGCCCGTTAGCGATAATGTCTATAGCATAGTTGCGCCGTCGTATGGCTTACCCAGCCCCGAGAACAAAGCCTGGAACTCCAATAGCCATTTTGTTGTGACCGACACCGGGGTTCTGGTATTTGATACCGGGTCTTCAGAATTGATTGGTAAAGCGATTAAAAAAGCCATTAAATCAGTCACGGATAAACCGGTTCGCTGGGTGATTAACTCGCACAGTCATGCGGATCACTGGCTGGGTAATGCAGCCTTTGCCGATACAGGCGCTGAAATTATTGCCAGCAGCCCGGTGGTGGCGACCATGAAAAAGTACGGGCAGGAGGATGTGGCATTTTTTTCCCGTGTAACCGAAGGGGCGACCGGCACCACCCGAATTGTTTATCCGGTTTCGTTGTTGGCTCAGGGGACAAAACGCAACCTGGGGGGAGTGGATGTTGAGTTTCTTTTTGCCAATGACGGACATTCTCCGGGAGATGTTTTGATGTGGCTGCCGAAGCAGAAAATTATCTTCGGCGGTGATGTGTTAAGTTCTGACTGGATGCCGATAATTACACCGCATGCCAATGTGCCTCATTTGATTGATACCCTTAAGGCGGTGGCAAAGCTAGATCCTACTGTTGTGTTAACCGGGCACGGCAAACCTACCACAGTGAAGTCGGTAGTACGGGATGTCGATTTATTGGCTGCGGTTTGGAAGCTGGTTAAAGCGGGATATCAGGATAACAAAACGCCTGAGGAAATTCTGTCACTGGCCAGCGCCAGGCTGGGGAAAAAGTATAAACCTTTATATCAGGATTTTGATGCGCAAATCGGGCAGCATGTGCAGCAGATGTATAAAAAGCTGAAGCAGCAGGCTTAA
- a CDS encoding LysE family translocator, which produces MFLEQLFPLISFAFVMSVSPGPGNFLLLASGANFGLVRTTPLILGISFGFLTMVLLVGLGLGELFKVFPAVSLVLKAACLLYVVWLGIKLARSTSMGDENKASLNRPISFVQAAMLQWLNPKAWTVSLIVTVTYTSTDTSTESFFASLLSTIFIFALVNIPTISFWAIGGAYLKQFLSTDNRIKYFNMAMSILLIGSMAPMIINS; this is translated from the coding sequence ATGTTTTTGGAGCAACTATTCCCCTTGATCAGTTTTGCATTTGTGATGTCTGTATCTCCCGGGCCGGGAAATTTTCTACTACTGGCTTCCGGTGCCAACTTTGGCTTGGTGAGAACTACACCGCTAATTTTAGGCATTAGCTTTGGCTTTTTGACTATGGTGTTGCTGGTTGGGCTGGGTTTAGGGGAACTATTCAAAGTCTTTCCTGCTGTATCGTTAGTGTTAAAAGCGGCATGCCTGCTATACGTCGTTTGGCTAGGGATCAAGCTAGCCCGCAGCACCAGCATGGGAGATGAAAATAAAGCATCGTTAAACAGGCCGATTTCATTTGTGCAGGCTGCAATGTTGCAATGGCTTAATCCTAAAGCCTGGACCGTATCTCTTATTGTTACAGTAACCTATACCTCAACTGATACCTCAACTGAAAGTTTTTTTGCCAGTTTGCTTTCAACAATATTTATCTTTGCGCTGGTTAATATTCCAACCATTAGTTTTTGGGCTATTGGTGGTGCATATTTAAAGCAGTTTTTGTCTACTGATAACCGAATTAAATATTTCAATATGGCTATGTCGATTTTGCTGATCGGTTCAATGGCGCCAATGATCATCAACAGTTAG
- a CDS encoding type II secretion system protein has product MIGTINKGFTLIELAITITLISVLTSLALPKLIDTGKEAKAANLEYIAGAMKSSLKLVYAKALIKDKHTGEHTMLYKGTTLKLRNGYPLVDGSSGFKEINDQLNSWLEIDVTDRNTARDNRQAAVFFSDKWSAKNRLYIFFTQDYEQKNVSYRCQVMYQNKANGPQVETLTDEC; this is encoded by the coding sequence ATGATTGGCACCATTAATAAGGGATTCACTTTAATCGAACTGGCAATTACCATCACGCTAATTTCCGTATTGACATCGCTTGCCTTGCCTAAACTTATCGACACCGGGAAAGAGGCTAAGGCCGCAAACCTCGAATACATTGCAGGCGCCATGAAGTCATCGCTGAAGCTGGTTTATGCAAAAGCACTGATTAAAGACAAACACACCGGCGAACATACCATGCTCTATAAAGGTACCACCTTGAAGCTACGCAACGGTTATCCGCTAGTCGACGGCTCTTCCGGCTTTAAAGAAATAAATGACCAGCTTAACTCCTGGTTGGAGATAGATGTAACCGACCGCAATACCGCTAGAGATAACAGGCAGGCGGCCGTTTTCTTTTCAGACAAATGGTCGGCAAAAAACAGGCTTTATATCTTTTTCACCCAAGATTACGAACAAAAAAACGTATCGTACCGCTGCCAGGTAATGTATCAAAATAAAGCTAACGGTCCGCAAGTAGAAACCTTGACCGACGAATGTTGA
- a CDS encoding AraC family transcriptional regulator, translating into MQDAVSDIFSELRLNSHLYFTTRFQGDFGIVIPNEKRLVRFHYVKEGNCYIEVANEGEYRLSQGDLIIIPNGLAQSIKAHPSSPCRPLMEVIEENGIVENCLQLSVGAEDNTTRLLCGYCQYDEDIDHPILSNLNSVLFATQNQPTLTSETKAALTLLSTEIAAGKAGITGILSRLLEIIFIQSFRENQCTENSQFLNALKDGKIEKSISIIHEKYQRNWTISSIATEVGMSRARFADKFSKLVGITPIAYLNKWRLMKSRRLLENTPISLEQISERCGFSNASTFSRRFKGEFDITPSAYRKNKR; encoded by the coding sequence GTGCAAGATGCTGTTTCCGATATTTTTTCCGAATTAAGGCTCAACAGCCATTTATACTTTACGACCAGATTCCAAGGCGATTTTGGTATAGTCATACCTAATGAAAAACGATTAGTGAGATTTCATTACGTCAAAGAAGGCAATTGCTATATAGAAGTTGCCAATGAAGGTGAGTACCGTTTATCTCAAGGGGACTTGATCATAATTCCAAACGGGCTGGCCCAAAGCATCAAAGCACATCCTTCGAGCCCCTGCAGGCCGCTGATGGAAGTAATTGAAGAAAATGGCATCGTTGAAAACTGCTTGCAGTTATCCGTTGGAGCTGAGGACAACACAACCAGGTTACTTTGTGGTTACTGCCAGTATGATGAAGATATAGATCACCCCATTTTGAGTAACCTGAATTCGGTTTTATTCGCAACCCAAAACCAGCCCACTCTAACGAGTGAAACTAAAGCCGCACTTACGCTGCTCAGTACTGAAATAGCAGCCGGTAAAGCGGGTATAACCGGCATATTGAGCCGTTTATTGGAAATAATATTTATCCAGTCATTCAGAGAAAACCAATGTACGGAAAATAGTCAGTTCCTGAACGCTTTAAAAGACGGCAAGATTGAGAAATCGATTTCGATAATCCACGAAAAATATCAACGAAACTGGACCATCTCCTCTATTGCAACTGAAGTTGGTATGTCGAGAGCAAGGTTTGCAGATAAGTTTTCCAAGCTTGTCGGTATTACGCCAATTGCTTACTTAAACAAATGGCGGCTGATGAAGAGCAGGCGTCTGCTTGAAAATACCCCAATTTCTCTAGAGCAAATATCGGAAAGGTGCGGCTTCTCGAACGCATCAACTTTCTCCCGGCGGTTTAAAGGCGAATTTGATATCACTCCCAGCGCCTACAGGAAGAACAAACGGTAA
- a CDS encoding GGDEF domain-containing protein, whose translation MKIARLTIRKLKVLLIPLGIVGVALSVLFALHIRTLEIESITKDFELAVEKREMSFFSKLDSLARNYRLINNIIAVYGHLDSAVLSGFDLGDAKSLIYFLPDELNRRTIADRSNVLFGGSGTRGEVFFSLAGGQHIRTLFTPGQSERPVSISFVLRNADNREIAKKLGLLMPVYGKLNAAEGHKRGQFLGAILYLYNIEKIFTASALTRQGQGIDISVLDISEPGKANVLHQHKTRTKTRVYTDITHSSQGFESLGIKWQFIARPTEYFIGKRLSNSPLIIGILGIILTLVLAVQIFSLLNKLELAHFANARLSRAANIDALTQIPNRGSFDQRLAEEWQRARRAQHSISLVMIDVDNFKRYNDTYGHIAGDAVLTQVASCLRESLNRAGDFVARYGGEEFAIILPDTRHAHVIAERCRRAIYNLNIEHQSSSSDSIVTISLGVATCHPMACSSYESLKIYADKALYQAKEHGRNQVAIEQTLNLKTCSNVQDKYPGIVKNTGGCYEALHRPDSGSSGITMPRA comes from the coding sequence ATGAAAATTGCAAGATTAACCATAAGAAAGCTAAAGGTTTTACTTATTCCGCTTGGCATTGTTGGTGTGGCATTGTCGGTACTCTTCGCTCTGCATATTCGAACGCTGGAAATTGAGAGTATTACCAAGGATTTTGAACTGGCGGTTGAAAAGCGTGAAATGTCATTTTTCAGTAAACTCGACAGCTTAGCCAGGAATTACCGCCTGATTAACAACATTATTGCCGTGTACGGTCATTTAGACTCAGCGGTGCTGTCCGGTTTTGATCTCGGCGATGCAAAAAGCCTTATCTACTTTTTACCCGATGAGCTGAACCGACGCACGATAGCAGACAGGAGCAATGTCTTATTTGGCGGTAGCGGTACCAGGGGGGAGGTCTTTTTCAGCTTAGCAGGGGGCCAGCATATCCGGACATTATTTACTCCCGGGCAAAGTGAGCGCCCGGTAAGCATTTCTTTCGTGTTGCGTAATGCCGATAACCGGGAAATCGCTAAAAAACTGGGGTTGTTAATGCCCGTATACGGGAAATTAAACGCCGCTGAAGGGCATAAAAGAGGACAATTTTTAGGGGCGATCTTGTATCTGTATAATATTGAGAAAATCTTCACGGCTTCTGCGCTGACCCGGCAAGGGCAGGGGATAGATATCAGCGTACTCGATATTTCCGAACCAGGTAAAGCCAATGTCTTGCACCAGCATAAAACCAGGACGAAAACCCGGGTTTACACCGATATAACCCATAGTTCCCAAGGTTTTGAAAGTTTGGGCATTAAGTGGCAATTTATCGCCCGGCCAACCGAATATTTTATCGGGAAGAGGCTGTCAAACTCGCCGCTGATTATTGGCATTTTGGGCATTATCTTAACTTTGGTGTTGGCAGTGCAGATTTTCTCTCTGCTTAACAAGTTGGAGCTGGCTCATTTTGCCAATGCCAGGTTGTCCCGTGCCGCAAATATCGATGCGTTAACCCAGATCCCCAACCGGGGCAGTTTCGATCAGCGCCTGGCGGAAGAGTGGCAAAGAGCCAGGCGGGCACAGCACTCGATATCGCTTGTTATGATCGATGTCGATAACTTTAAGCGGTACAATGACACCTATGGCCATATTGCCGGTGACGCCGTACTTACCCAGGTGGCAAGCTGTTTAAGGGAAAGCCTGAACAGGGCGGGAGATTTCGTTGCCCGCTATGGCGGCGAGGAATTTGCGATCATCCTGCCCGACACCCGGCATGCACACGTGATTGCCGAGCGGTGCCGAAGAGCCATATATAACCTGAACATTGAACATCAATCTTCAAGCTCGGACAGTATAGTGACCATCAGCCTGGGGGTTGCCACCTGCCATCCTATGGCATGTTCGAGTTATGAATCACTGAAAATTTATGCCGATAAGGCTTTGTATCAGGCAAAAGAACACGGGCGGAATCAGGTTGCAATTGAACAGACCTTAAATCTTAAAACCTGCTCAAATGTTCAGGATAAATACCCGGGGATTGTGAAAAATACCGGCGGCTGTTACGAGGCGCTTCACCGGCCGGATTCCGGCAGCTCGGGAATAACTATGCCCCGGGCATAA